A segment of the Fusobacterium ulcerans genome:
AATCCTTCAATAAAAAAGCCATTCTTTTCTCCCTCTTCAATAACTTTTTTCACAGCTTCTGCATGGTGCTTAGTATCTTTTACTATTCCACCTTTTTCTATATATTCTCTGTCTGTCTCAAATTGAGGCTTGATTAATGCCATGAGTTTAGTCTCAGGGTGACAGAACTTTACCAAATGTTCCAATACCTTTGTTATAGATATAAAGGAAACATCCATTACTATATAATCTACTCTCTTATTCTCCAAATCCTTTTCTGTTAAATCTTTTATATGAGTATTTTCTATTGATTTTACTCTTTTATCATTTCGAATCTTCCAGTCCAGCTGATTAGTTCCAACATCCATCGCATATACAAATTCAGCTCCATTTTGAAGTGAACAGTCTGTAAATCCTCCAGTTGAAGCTCCTACATCCAATATTATCTTCCCAGTGAAATTAAGTTCAAAAACCTGCAAGGCTTTTTCAAGTTTCAAACCTCCTCTGCTCACATATTTAGACATTTCTCCTTTGATTCTTATAACAGGATCTTTATCCAGCTTTATGAGAGTTCCACTCTTGTCTATTTTTTTGTCATCTACTATTACCAGTCCAGCCATTATAGCTCTTTGAGCTTTCTCCTTGCTTTCAAAAAAACCATTTTTCACTAAGAGAATGTCTAATCTCTCTTTCATTTTCCACCTCTAAAAATATCGTCTATTTATCTTCATTTTTTTTGAAAATAACATTGTCATCAAAATATGGAAGAAGAGGACTTTCAAGCATTATATTTTTGAACCCTTTTCTATCTACCATTCTTTTTAATTTTTCTGTTTCTCTTACCCTTTGGATAAAGAAATTATCTCCAATTGGAATTTTTTTATTTTTCTTATAATAATTTATAAGCTGTTTTGTATTTTTTAGATTGAGCTCCTGTTTAGCTCTCTTTAATCTATCTTTTACAACTCCCTGAGTACAATTCAATTTCTCAGCTATCTCTTCAAGCTGAGCTCCCTGAGCCATAAGTTCAAGTATTTTATCAGCACCTATAGGATTTATTCTATGATACTTCGCAGAATACATATCTGCTCTGTGAACTATATGAGCTTCTTTACTGTTTGGCTGTATTTTTCCCCACTTCCCATGGTGAGATAATACTATATGAATTATATTTTTTCTTATAGCATCATTAAGCTCTGCTCCAATAATCTCTTCTACCTCTTTTAATACTCTGTCTGCTTCCTTTGTTATATACTCAGGTTTTTTAAGCATCATCTGTGAATGTGAAAATTTTTCCTCAGTTTTTCTGATACTTCCTTTGCTGAGATCATGGATTATTATTCCCACTGTCATTGCAAAAAAATCTACTCTCTGTTTTGCTTCAGAAAAATTTTTATAGTCTCTTTTGAGTTCATCGATAGATATTTTTAAGACGTCATAGGTATGAGTTGATACTTTCACACCCTGGTCATCAAAAAGTTCCAAATCTTTTACCATTTCTGATTCTAAAAGATTTTCTATGAATTCCAATGCTTTCTTATTTTTTTCCTGCATCTATTTTTTCCTCAATTCTTTTAATTAAATTTTCTCCTTTTAAACCGAACTCTTCCAAAAGTTCTCCCCGCTTTCCATGTGGCACGATTCCATTTTCTATTGCTATTTTATTTATCAGTTTTTTCTTCCCCATTTCATTAATAAAATCTAGTATGCTGCTTCCAAATGAATTTTTTTCGTAAGCTTCTTCCATAACAAAAATATTATCATATTTATCCAGATTGTCCAATAAGTATTTTTCATCAAAAGGTTTTATTGAAGCCGCGCTTACTATTGTTCCATCAATTCCTTTTGATTTTAACTGCTCATCTATACTTAAAATCTCTTTCAGCATACTTCCTGTTGCTATAAAAAGATATTTTTTCCCTTTTTTTATCTCTTTCCATTTACCTATCTGAAACTTTTCATCATTTTCCAACAAAAAAGATATCTCTCTAGGTATTCTTATCATCATAGGTCCATCATTAAAATCTTTTGATATTTCCAGAGCCTCTACAAGTTCATCACAAGTAGTAGGAGCAATGACTGTATAATTAGGTATAGAAGTAAACATAGAAATATCATAAAGTCCATTATGAGTTTTTCCGTCTTCTCCTACAATACCTGCCCTATCTATTATGAATCGAACTGGTAGTTTTTGAATGGAGATATCGTGAATAAGCTGGCTGAATCCTCTCTGCATAAAAGTAGAATAAATTGCTACATATGGTTTTTTCCCCATAGAAGCAAGCCCCCCTGCAAAAGTTACAGCATGTCCTTCAGCAATTCCTACATCTACACCTCTTTTAGGAAATTTTTCAAAAAATTCCCCAAGTCCTGTTCCTTTTACCATTCCAGCTGAAATGGCATAAATATCTTCATCCTCTTCTCCAAGCTTCACCATTTCTTCCCCTAGTATGCTTGAGTAAGTTTTTGTTTTGCAAGGGATAGAACCTGTTTTCATATCAAAAGGTGATATTCCATGAAACTTTTCCTGATCTTTTTCAGCAAACGAATAACCTTTTCCTTTTTGAGTTTTTATATGTATAAAGATTGGTCCTTCCATATCTTTTACTTTATTAAATGTATCAGTCAATTCTTCTATATTGTGTCCATCTATGACTCCCAAAAACTTTAATCCAAGGCTTTCAAGAATACTCAATGGAAGAAAGAAATTTTTTACAGAAAATTCCATTCTTTCAAGTGTATCAGATACTCTGTTTACTATTCTTATCTTATTTATAATGGCTTTTACATCGTCTCTAAAACTCATATATTTTTCACTTACCATTAATTTTCCAAAAAACCTAGAAAGAGATCCCACATTTTTTCCAATAGACATCTCATTATCATTTAATATTATGATAAGGTTTTTAAGTTTAGCGCCAATGTTGTTCAAAGCCTCCAGAGAATGTCCATTAGAGATAGAAGCATCTCCAATAACTACTATTACTTTTTTGCTGGGATCAGCTAATGCTATCCCTGCTGCTGCTGAAAGAGCTGTTCCTGCATGTCCGGATATAAATGGGTCATAAGAACTTTCTTTAGGATCCATAAATGGTCCAATACCATTTCTCTGCCTCAATGTAGAAAATCTTTCCTCTCTCCCTGTCAATATTTTATGTACATATGACTGGTGTCCTACATCAAAAAGCAATTTGTCTTTGGAAAAATCAAAAACTTTATGTAGACATAGAGTAAGTTCTACTACTCCTAGATTCGGACCAAGATGCCCCCCGTTTTTGCTTACGGTCTCTATTAACATTTTTCTTATCTCTTCAGCTCTTTTTTCAATTTCACCTACACTTGCATCTTTCAAATTTTCCATATTCCTTCCTTACCCTTGTAGATATGCTTTAAATATCAATCCAACTATTATTCCAAGAGCACATCCCACTACTACCTCAACAGGTGTATGTCCCAGGAGTTCCTTTAATTTTGCTTCTTTTTCCTTACTAAAATGTTTATTATATTGATCTCTTCCAATAAATAATGGTATTTTTTCTACAAGAGAGTTTATTATCCCTGCCTGTTTTCCAGCTGCTCTTCTTATTCCAGCAGAGTCGTACATAACTATTCCAGAAAAAATAATAGTTATTGCAAAAATATCACTTCTTATACCATAACGTATTGCTATGCATGTAGTCAGACAAGATACTGTAGAACTGTGAGAACTTGGCATTCCTCCAGTATCCCACAGCCTTGTTATATCAAATTTTCTTTTTTTAAATATAGGTGTCAGTACTTTATAAAATTGAGCTATAAACCATGCTATAAATACTACATCTAATACTCGATTATTAAAAATTATTCCGGGACTCATAACTTCCCTCCTAAATACATTTTCTATCTAATGCTTTTTAATTCCAATGAAATAGTTGGCTTATCTTTATTCTCTCTAAATAATATAATAGTTCTTCCAATTATTCCTACAACTTCAAATTCACTGCATTTTGAAAGCTCTTCCAATACTTCATTTTTTTCTTTTTCACAATTTTGAAGTATTTTTACTTTCAATAATTCTCTAGAGTCTATAGCCTCCAATATACTTTGAATAAGGCTGTCAGTTATTCCATCTTTTCCAATTCTTACTAGAGGATCCAATTCATGAGCCTTCTTCTTTAAAAATGCTCTTTGTTTGCTTGTTAATGCCATATTTTTTCTCCTTTTATATTTCCATGATTATCGGTAGTACTACCGGATTTCTTTTTGTTTTATTATAAAAATATTTTGATGCTATATCTCTAGTAGTGTTTTTGAATGTATTCCAGTCTTTTGTTGAATGACCTTCTATGTTGCTTAATTTAGCTTTTATTGCTTCAATAGCTTCTTTTATTATATCATCAGATTCTTTAGAATATACAAATCCTCTTGTTACAATATCAGGACCTGCTATTATTTTACCAGTTTCTTTGCTAGTTGTAAAAACTATTACTACTACTCCATCTTGTGATAATTGCTGTCTGTCTTTTAAAACTATATTTCCTATATCCCCTACACCTAATCCGTCTACAAGTGTAGAACCAGCGTTTACTTTTCCTTTAATTTTTACTGCTGATTTTGTTACTTCTACTTTACTTCCATTTTGAGCAATTATAACATTATTTTTTGGCACTCCTGTTTCTATTGCTGTATCTTTATGAGCTTTCAGCATTTTATGCTCTCCATGTACCGGCATAAAATATCTTGGTTTTATAAGATTAAGCATAAGTTTCTGCTCATCTTTGCTTCCATGTCCTGAAACGTGTATTCCAGCTATTTTCTTAAATACAACTTCAGCATCATATTTCAGAAGATTATTTATATTATTAGAAACAGCTTTCTCATTTCCTGGTATTGGAGTTGCAGAAATTATTACTGTATCTCCCTCTTTTATTTTTATATGCTTATGCATATTTTTAGCTATTCTAGATAGAGCAGCCATTGGCTCTCCCTGTGTTCCTGTACATAAGATAACTACTTTATTATCTTTCAAGCCATCTACTTCTGATAATGCTACCATCATTCCTTCTGGAATTCTAAGATATCCAAGATTAGAAGCTATTTCAAATACTTTTACCAAACTTCTTCCATCAATAGCTATCCTTCTTCCATACTCTTCTGCTGTATTTATTATCTGCTGCAATCTATGAACATGTGATGCAAAAGCTGCCACAATTATTCTTCCTTTAGCTTTTGAGAATTCCTGCTTAAATGCTTCTCCTACACTTCTTTCTGATGGTGTAAATCCTTCTACTTCTGAGTTTGTTGAGTCAGAAAGCATTAAGTCTACTCCCTGCTCTCCTATTTGAGAAAGTCTTGCAAAGTCTACTCCTTCACTGTCCACAGGAGTAAGATCTATTTTAAAGTCTCCTGTATGAAATACTACTCCTGCTGGTGATGATATTGCTAATGAGTAAGCATCAGTTATAGAGTGAGTTACCTTTATAAATTCAACTGTAAAGTATTTTCCTACTTTTACTTTACTTCTTCCTTTTACTTCTTTCATTTTTGGAAGTTCTTTTGAAAATCCTGGGTTATCGAATTTTGATTTAGCTAGAGCTAATGTAAGCTTCCCTCCAAACATTGGAACGCTTTTATCTATTTTTTGATAAAGATATGGAATTGATCCTATATGATCTTCATGTCCATGAGTTATAAAAAGACCTTTTACTTTATCTTTATTATTCTCTATAAATGAAAAGTCAGGTATTACCAAATCTATTCCCAACAAATTATCATCTGGGAAAGTTACCCCTGAATCTATTATTATTATTTCATCTCTATATTGGATGACTGTCATATTTTTTCCTACTTCTTCAAGACCACCTAGAGGAATAACATACATTTTCTCTTCTTTAGTTCCTTTTGTCTCTTTTACTTCAATAGTTTTTTCTGCTTTAACTTCAGCTTTACTTTCTTCTTTATCTTCTTTTAATTCTTTTATTCCAGCTTTTATCGCTTTTAATTTTTCTTTTATATCTTTTACTTCCTTTATTCCACTAGTTTCTGTTTTTTTCTTTTTTGAATATTCTTTTTCTGTATCTTTGTTTCTTCTTATCATCTGTTCTCCTTATTCTAATAGTATTTTTTCTGTACCTCCACTACTTCGAAATTACTATAACACTAAAATATACCTAATTAATTTTCTCTCCATTATTAGTTGGATTTCCATTTATAGCATTATCCCTATCTTTTATCTCTAAATATTTATCTATGAATTTTCTAGCCATAGCCCCACCCATAGCTCCTCCTCCTCCAGCTCCTTCCAGTATAACTGAAAAGACTATCTCAGGATTGTCAGCAGGGAAATAGCCTGCTACCCATGCATGTGTAGTTTTAGAATGAGGGTTCTGTGCCGAACCGCTTTTTGCTGCAACTTTCATCCCAGGAGTTCTAAGTATTTTTGTTGTCCCATTATCCTGTGCAACTGTTGCTATCAAAGCTTCATTTAATTCATCATAATATTTTTTAGGAAATTTTGTTATTTCATGTTTTTCTCCTGTTATTGGAGTTACATTCTTTCCGCTAAAATCCACTAACTCTTTTACTAAATGAGGAGAATACACATATCCTTTATTTGCAATTGTAGCATAAAGAACAGCTATCTGTAGAGGAGTTACTGTAAGATACCCCTGCCCAATTGATAAAAGTATTGTGTCTCCCTTGTACCATCCGCTTCCCATTACTTTCTTTTTCCATTCAGTATCTGGAAGCAGTCCTCTTTTTTCTCCAGGAATATCTATTCCTGTTTTTTCATTAATTCCAAATAAACGAGCTGTATCTACTATCGGCTTATGACCTACTTGATCAGATAGTCTATAGTAGTAAGGGTTGGCTGACTCAACAATAGATTTTTTCATATCAACATATCCGTGTCCCCCAACTTTCCAAGCTCTCCATCTCCATTTACCTATTTCATAATACCCAGTTTTATCTAGATATTTTTCTTTAGGGTCAATTCCGCTGTCAAGAAATGCCATTGCTGACACTACTTTAAATACCGATCCTGGAGGATACTCCCCTGCTATTGCTTTATTAGTCAGCGGCCTTCCCGGATCAGTTATTATTTTTTGCCAGTCCTCATTTAAGATTTGAGAACTAAACATATTTAAAGAGTATGTAGGATAACTTACCATAGTAATTATTCCCCCAGTCTTAGGGTCCATAGCTATAAAAGCTCCTACTCTCCCATCTTCTTTAAATTGCTCTTCCATATATTCTTGAAGTTCCATATCCAATGTCATATATAGATCTTTTCCAGGCACTGGATCTTTTTCTTCTGCAACTCTTCTTTGCACTTTGTTAAAAGCATTTACTTCTATATATTCATATCCATCTTCACCTTGAAGCTGTTTATCATAAGCTCTTTCTATTCCATCTTTACCAACTATATCTCTTGGTGAGTATCCCTCATCTTTCAATTTCTCATACTCTTTTTCTGATATTTTTTTTACATAGCCTATACTGTGAGAAGCTACTGAATCATAAAGATATCTTCTTTTAGAATAAGTCTGTACTTGAAGATATGGATAATCAACTATCTTTTCCATTAATTTATGTGCTGTTTCTTCATCAAGACTTTCTATTAATACATTCTCTCTGGTATAAGGAAATATTTCTCCATTTCTTATTCTTTTCTTTATATAGTCTTCATCGTATCCAGTTACTTCACTGATCTCTCTGACTATTTCAGGATCATTGTCCCTCTCTTTTAAATATACAAGCCTATATCCAGCACCATTTGTTACTACTAATCTCCCATCTCTATCATATATTTTTCCTCTTGGAGATTCTATTTTCTTTAATTTAAATCTATTCTTTTCAGAAAGATATGCATATCTATCCCCTCTTACAAGCTGAAGATACATCATTCTTGAACCAAGTCCTAAAAATACAAGCAAAATAAAAACTTTAAATATCACATCTCTTTTGCTATTATCTGACCCTAATTTTATTTGAATTTTTCCATTTTTCATAGTCATTATCCTCTAGTATTTTTCTTCTTTCGCATAATTGCCACATACAAGTAATTAAATATTACAAACCCAATAAAATTAAATATCAAATAATGTAGGTTATAATTTTTATACACCATTATAAAATACATTCCAAGCTGCACTATAGAAATGCTTAGAATATTTTCTTTGCTATAAACAAAATTTAAAAATATAAAGTTAAACAGATAGTAAAATACTGCCATTATCAAAAACAATCTTACAAAATCATGAGTCTGTAATGAAAGAATTACAGTCATCAAAAATATACAGCTCACTGAACGAATCCTCTTCAAAGTTACTAAATAAGTAAAAAATGGAACCGCTATTATTAATACAGGGCTGTTAAAAGGTAAGCTTGCTTCTATTATTATTCCTAAAAAAGACAATATATAAATCATCAGTCCATCCTCTATTTAGCAAATATCATTATTTTGTTCTTTAGACTATCTTTTTCTATCATATCTTTTATATCAAGCTTTTGAGCTATTTTATATGCTATAAAGTAATCTTCGGAATTATATTCTATTACTGAACTTTCAACTTTTGAATCATTTTTTACATTTTTAATATTTTTATATCCCAATTTTTTTAGTTCTTTTCCCATTTCATCTGCTGTACCAGTATTTCCAACTACTTCTACAGTAAAATCTACGTTTTGCTCTTTTCCTAAAACAACTACTACGTTAGCAAGAGTCGGGATAGATGGAACATCTTTAATTTTAAAATATTTTTCATCTAACTGCATTAAGACTTCCTGTGTTTTTTCTTTAGAAATATCATTCATTATTACATAACTTTCTTCAAGGAATGTCTCATAGTTTGCAGCATTATATTTCATTGAAAGATTTTTCTTTAAAACTTCTCCAGTTTTTCTTGCATAACCTGCTCTTCCATTAGCATTTAATATATCTACTATTATATTTTCATTTACTTCATTAGCTCTGTTAGTGTCTGTGTATAAAGTATCAAACATTGAATATAAACTTGATGTAAGGATATATCTTTTATCCCCTATATTTGTTTCAGGGATATTTTTAGCATTTTTTACATTAAGTTTTATATCTCCAAATTTTATTACTTTATAGTTATCAACCTTTTCAGGAAGAATTTTATTTATTGTTGCCATTATCTCTTCTTTATTTTTATCTTTTACAAGATCTTCCACAGTCTCATCTTTACTGATGTTTATTTCATAAGGTATTTTTACAGCAAGCTTATCCTCATATACAGCTATAAGGTTGCTTTTTCCAATTATAAGATATCTGCTGTTTTTATCTAAATCTCTATTTCCATCATTCATATTTATAACTAAAAAAACTGCTAACGCTATTATTATTCCTACTACAAATATTATTAGTTTTAATTTCCCTATTCCTTTATTCATCAGCTATCAACATCTCCTTTTCTAAAGAATTTATTTTCACATTAATAATACTGTTGAGCTTTATTTCGTTATCTTTAACTTTTACTCTAAGGTAGTTTTCACTATAACCATATAAGTATCCATTTTCTCTTTCTTCCAAGAGAACATTTAAATGTTTTCCTATGTATTTTTCTCTTTCTTTTTCAGCCATTTTCATTTTAAGAGCTTCTAATCTATCAGCTCTCTCTTTTTTTATTTTGGCATCTATTTTATCTGTAAAACTGCTTGCAAGAGTATTTTCTCTATCAGAATACTGAAATATATGAATTCCTGAAAACCCTATTTTTTCTATAAGATCATATGACTTTTGAAACATTTCTTCAGTTTCTCCTGGAAATCCTACTATTACATCAGCTGTATATTCCATATCCTCTACTTTTTCTTTTAATTTCAGAAGTCTATCTTCAATAAGAGAACTTCCATATTTTCTTCTCATTCTTTTTAATACATCATCATCACACGACTGCAAAGAAATATGAAGATGAGGCATAAGTTTTTTATTCTTAAACATATCCATAAATTCATCAGAAATTTTATCAGGATAAACTGATCCTATTCTTACTCTTTCCAATTTATTTATTTCTAATATTGATTTTAAAAGTGATTCAAAATTTTCTCCTTCATCAAGATCTTCTCCATAAGCTCCTAAATTTATCCCTATAAGAATAACCTCTTTGAATCCTTCTTCTACTAATTTTTCTATTTCTTTGATTATATTATATTTCTTCCTTGACCTGCTTTTTCCTCTTGCAAAAGGTATTTTGCAATAAGAACAGAAATTATTACACCCATCTTGAATTTTAACATAGGCTCTAGACATCTCTCTCAATGTTGCAAACTCATATTCTGTATATTCATTATCTAAAAATATATTGTGATTTTTCACTTTTTCCATAGTCCTGTTTTCTATATCTTCTATAAAATTAACTATGGCATTTTTATCACTGTTTCCAATGACATAATCTATTTCTTCCATCTCCAGAAGTTCTTTGCTGTTAGTTTGAGCATAACATCCAGTAACTATTACTATTCCTTCTGGATTTATTTTTTTTGCTCTTCTCAGCATATTTCTTGTTTTTCTGTCTGCTACGCTGGTAACAGTACATGAATTAACTATATAAATATCAGCTTCCTCTTCAAAAGCTGTTTCTGTATACTCTTTTTTTAATAACTGGTTCTTTATACTTTCAGTCTCATACTGATTTACTTTACATCCTAAAGTATAAAAAGCAACTCTTTTATTGAAACTCATTTATTAATATTCCTCCTACTACAATAGAGGCTGTTTCTGCTCTTAGTATCCTTCTTCCTAAAGTAACTATATCTGCTTTTTTACTTTTCAAAAATTCTATTTCTTCTGGGGCAAATCCCCCTTCTGATCCAATTATATATAGAACTCTCTCTGGAAGTTTTTCTCTGTTTCTCAATAAATTTTTAAGTGTATATTCCTCTTCGCATTCATAAGGAACAATCACAAGATCATATTTTTCAAACTCTATCTCTTCAAGTTTTTTCACTTCATCTATCTCAGTAGCTTTAACTGCCTGGCATTGTTTTAAAGCTTCTCTTACTATAAGATCCCACTTATCTTTCTTTTCTGTTATTTTAGCAACACCTCTCTTTACAGATAGAGGTATTATTTTATTAATTCCGATTTCTGTGAGTTTTTGAATAGCAAGATCCATTTTATCATTTTTTAATATTCCTAATGCGGCATCTATTTTTACTTTATGAGAATATCTGTCTTCAAATATCTGTTCTATTTCTAGAATTATCTCTTTTTTATCTATAGAAACAACTTTACAGAAATACTCTTTTTCGCCATCTACAGCTCTTATTTCTTCATCTAGTTTTATTCTGAAAACATTTTTCAAATGATTTATATCGCTTTTTTCATTAACTGTAATCCTGCTTCCGCTAATATTCTCACCTGTTATTATAACACTTATCACTCTAAACTCCTATATCATATCTTTATTTTTTATAAATTCATTTAAAGTAGTTTCTTTTAATATTTTTGTCATAGCACTGTCAAGTTTACTCCATATGCAAGTAGTACCACAAGTTT
Coding sequences within it:
- a CDS encoding TlyA family RNA methyltransferase, with product MKERLDILLVKNGFFESKEKAQRAIMAGLVIVDDKKIDKSGTLIKLDKDPVIRIKGEMSKYVSRGGLKLEKALQVFELNFTGKIILDVGASTGGFTDCSLQNGAEFVYAMDVGTNQLDWKIRNDKRVKSIENTHIKDLTEKDLENKRVDYIVMDVSFISITKVLEHLVKFCHPETKLMALIKPQFETDREYIEKGGIVKDTKHHAEAVKKVIEEGEKNGFFIEGLDFSPITGTKGNVEYISIFGLKVENKKNIDIDGTVENGRNLGGAV
- a CDS encoding HD domain-containing protein, producing the protein MQEKNKKALEFIENLLESEMVKDLELFDDQGVKVSTHTYDVLKISIDELKRDYKNFSEAKQRVDFFAMTVGIIIHDLSKGSIRKTEEKFSHSQMMLKKPEYITKEADRVLKEVEEIIGAELNDAIRKNIIHIVLSHHGKWGKIQPNSKEAHIVHRADMYSAKYHRINPIGADKILELMAQGAQLEEIAEKLNCTQGVVKDRLKRAKQELNLKNTKQLINYYKKNKKIPIGDNFFIQRVRETEKLKRMVDRKGFKNIMLESPLLPYFDDNVIFKKNEDK
- the dxs gene encoding 1-deoxy-D-xylulose-5-phosphate synthase; translation: MENLKDASVGEIEKRAEEIRKMLIETVSKNGGHLGPNLGVVELTLCLHKVFDFSKDKLLFDVGHQSYVHKILTGREERFSTLRQRNGIGPFMDPKESSYDPFISGHAGTALSAAAGIALADPSKKVIVVIGDASISNGHSLEALNNIGAKLKNLIIILNDNEMSIGKNVGSLSRFFGKLMVSEKYMSFRDDVKAIINKIRIVNRVSDTLERMEFSVKNFFLPLSILESLGLKFLGVIDGHNIEELTDTFNKVKDMEGPIFIHIKTQKGKGYSFAEKDQEKFHGISPFDMKTGSIPCKTKTYSSILGEEMVKLGEEDEDIYAISAGMVKGTGLGEFFEKFPKRGVDVGIAEGHAVTFAGGLASMGKKPYVAIYSTFMQRGFSQLIHDISIQKLPVRFIIDRAGIVGEDGKTHNGLYDISMFTSIPNYTVIAPTTCDELVEALEISKDFNDGPMMIRIPREISFLLENDEKFQIGKWKEIKKGKKYLFIATGSMLKEILSIDEQLKSKGIDGTIVSAASIKPFDEKYLLDNLDKYDNIFVMEEAYEKNSFGSSILDFINEMGKKKLINKIAIENGIVPHGKRGELLEEFGLKGENLIKRIEEKIDAGKK
- a CDS encoding divergent PAP2 family protein — translated: MSPGIIFNNRVLDVVFIAWFIAQFYKVLTPIFKKRKFDITRLWDTGGMPSSHSSTVSCLTTCIAIRYGIRSDIFAITIIFSGIVMYDSAGIRRAAGKQAGIINSLVEKIPLFIGRDQYNKHFSKEKEAKLKELLGHTPVEVVVGCALGIIVGLIFKAYLQG
- the yhbY gene encoding ribosome assembly RNA-binding protein YhbY, whose translation is MALTSKQRAFLKKKAHELDPLVRIGKDGITDSLIQSILEAIDSRELLKVKILQNCEKEKNEVLEELSKCSEFEVVGIIGRTIILFRENKDKPTISLELKSIR
- a CDS encoding ribonuclease J; translation: MIRRNKDTEKEYSKKKKTETSGIKEVKDIKEKLKAIKAGIKELKEDKEESKAEVKAEKTIEVKETKGTKEEKMYVIPLGGLEEVGKNMTVIQYRDEIIIIDSGVTFPDDNLLGIDLVIPDFSFIENNKDKVKGLFITHGHEDHIGSIPYLYQKIDKSVPMFGGKLTLALAKSKFDNPGFSKELPKMKEVKGRSKVKVGKYFTVEFIKVTHSITDAYSLAISSPAGVVFHTGDFKIDLTPVDSEGVDFARLSQIGEQGVDLMLSDSTNSEVEGFTPSERSVGEAFKQEFSKAKGRIIVAAFASHVHRLQQIINTAEEYGRRIAIDGRSLVKVFEIASNLGYLRIPEGMMVALSEVDGLKDNKVVILCTGTQGEPMAALSRIAKNMHKHIKIKEGDTVIISATPIPGNEKAVSNNINNLLKYDAEVVFKKIAGIHVSGHGSKDEQKLMLNLIKPRYFMPVHGEHKMLKAHKDTAIETGVPKNNVIIAQNGSKVEVTKSAVKIKGKVNAGSTLVDGLGVGDIGNIVLKDRQQLSQDGVVVIVFTTSKETGKIIAGPDIVTRGFVYSKESDDIIKEAIEAIKAKLSNIEGHSTKDWNTFKNTTRDIASKYFYNKTKRNPVVLPIIMEI
- the mrdA gene encoding penicillin-binding protein 2 codes for the protein MKNGKIQIKLGSDNSKRDVIFKVFILLVFLGLGSRMMYLQLVRGDRYAYLSEKNRFKLKKIESPRGKIYDRDGRLVVTNGAGYRLVYLKERDNDPEIVREISEVTGYDEDYIKKRIRNGEIFPYTRENVLIESLDEETAHKLMEKIVDYPYLQVQTYSKRRYLYDSVASHSIGYVKKISEKEYEKLKDEGYSPRDIVGKDGIERAYDKQLQGEDGYEYIEVNAFNKVQRRVAEEKDPVPGKDLYMTLDMELQEYMEEQFKEDGRVGAFIAMDPKTGGIITMVSYPTYSLNMFSSQILNEDWQKIITDPGRPLTNKAIAGEYPPGSVFKVVSAMAFLDSGIDPKEKYLDKTGYYEIGKWRWRAWKVGGHGYVDMKKSIVESANPYYYRLSDQVGHKPIVDTARLFGINEKTGIDIPGEKRGLLPDTEWKKKVMGSGWYKGDTILLSIGQGYLTVTPLQIAVLYATIANKGYVYSPHLVKELVDFSGKNVTPITGEKHEITKFPKKYYDELNEALIATVAQDNGTTKILRTPGMKVAAKSGSAQNPHSKTTHAWVAGYFPADNPEIVFSVILEGAGGGGAMGGAMARKFIDKYLEIKDRDNAINGNPTNNGEKIN
- a CDS encoding LytR C-terminal domain-containing protein codes for the protein MNKGIGKLKLIIFVVGIIIALAVFLVINMNDGNRDLDKNSRYLIIGKSNLIAVYEDKLAVKIPYEINISKDETVEDLVKDKNKEEIMATINKILPEKVDNYKVIKFGDIKLNVKNAKNIPETNIGDKRYILTSSLYSMFDTLYTDTNRANEVNENIIVDILNANGRAGYARKTGEVLKKNLSMKYNAANYETFLEESYVIMNDISKEKTQEVLMQLDEKYFKIKDVPSIPTLANVVVVLGKEQNVDFTVEVVGNTGTADEMGKELKKLGYKNIKNVKNDSKVESSVIEYNSEDYFIAYKIAQKLDIKDMIEKDSLKNKIMIFAK
- the mtaB gene encoding tRNA (N(6)-L-threonylcarbamoyladenosine(37)-C(2))-methylthiotransferase MtaB: MSFNKRVAFYTLGCKVNQYETESIKNQLLKKEYTETAFEEEADIYIVNSCTVTSVADRKTRNMLRRAKKINPEGIVIVTGCYAQTNSKELLEMEEIDYVIGNSDKNAIVNFIEDIENRTMEKVKNHNIFLDNEYTEYEFATLREMSRAYVKIQDGCNNFCSYCKIPFARGKSRSRKKYNIIKEIEKLVEEGFKEVILIGINLGAYGEDLDEGENFESLLKSILEINKLERVRIGSVYPDKISDEFMDMFKNKKLMPHLHISLQSCDDDVLKRMRRKYGSSLIEDRLLKLKEKVEDMEYTADVIVGFPGETEEMFQKSYDLIEKIGFSGIHIFQYSDRENTLASSFTDKIDAKIKKERADRLEALKMKMAEKEREKYIGKHLNVLLEERENGYLYGYSENYLRVKVKDNEIKLNSIINVKINSLEKEMLIADE
- a CDS encoding RsmE family RNA methyltransferase gives rise to the protein MISVIITGENISGSRITVNEKSDINHLKNVFRIKLDEEIRAVDGEKEYFCKVVSIDKKEIILEIEQIFEDRYSHKVKIDAALGILKNDKMDLAIQKLTEIGINKIIPLSVKRGVAKITEKKDKWDLIVREALKQCQAVKATEIDEVKKLEEIEFEKYDLVIVPYECEEEYTLKNLLRNREKLPERVLYIIGSEGGFAPEEIEFLKSKKADIVTLGRRILRAETASIVVGGILINEFQ